Proteins from a single region of Abyssalbus ytuae:
- a CDS encoding SusD/RagB family nutrient-binding outer membrane lipoprotein, whose translation MKKLIILAIVIIFASCSDNLEDLNQNIKDPSTVLGESLFTSAQKSLVDQMVDLNVNNNNTKLWVQYLQETTYTDESNYDQTTRTIPGRHWSILYKDVLKDLDEAAKVISATTYNLPEDEALKPNKLTIIEILNIYTYSILVETFGDIPYEEALDIDNLSPQYDDGLTIYEDLIERLTIAIDNLDTGLGSFGTADRIYNGNVTKWKKFAASLKLRMGILLSDVDNTFAQEAVEEAVAAGVFTSNNDNAEYAYLSADPNTNPIHANLVLSGRQDFVAATTILDIMQPREYEYLEDTNENGEIDSDDARTVVPGSVTSTDPRLAYYFDSNVDADPSVSEIVYFGGEIGQTASYNSHSHVSERVESATNPGVIFDYAEVEFLLAEASARSFNVGGTPKEHYDAGIMASCEYWEVPEGEAADYLTQPHVDYDTAIASSSAATPWKEVIGTQKYIALYNRGFEAWTSIRLLDYPLLATPADAVSGFPTRYTYPIVEQTLNSSNWEAASDAIGGDLAETKLFFDIF comes from the coding sequence ATGAAAAAATTAATAATATTAGCAATAGTAATAATTTTTGCTTCATGCTCCGACAATCTGGAGGACCTGAATCAAAACATTAAAGACCCATCTACTGTATTGGGTGAAAGTTTGTTTACTAGTGCTCAAAAAAGCTTAGTAGATCAAATGGTCGACTTAAATGTAAACAACAACAATACTAAGCTTTGGGTACAATACTTACAGGAAACAACTTATACAGATGAAAGTAATTATGACCAAACAACCAGGACCATTCCAGGGAGACATTGGAGCATATTATACAAAGATGTATTAAAAGACTTGGATGAAGCTGCAAAAGTTATTTCAGCCACTACCTATAATCTGCCAGAAGATGAGGCTTTAAAACCTAACAAGCTGACAATTATAGAAATTCTAAACATTTATACCTATAGTATTTTGGTTGAAACCTTTGGAGACATTCCTTACGAAGAAGCTTTAGATATTGATAATTTATCTCCACAATATGATGACGGCTTAACTATATATGAAGACCTTATTGAAAGACTAACTATAGCTATAGATAATCTGGACACCGGTTTAGGAAGTTTTGGTACAGCTGACAGAATATACAATGGGAACGTAACCAAATGGAAAAAATTTGCTGCTTCACTAAAATTAAGAATGGGAATCTTATTATCCGATGTAGATAATACTTTTGCGCAAGAAGCAGTAGAAGAAGCGGTTGCTGCAGGAGTTTTTACCAGCAATAATGACAATGCAGAATATGCATATTTATCAGCAGATCCTAATACTAATCCCATCCATGCAAATTTGGTATTAAGCGGAAGACAAGACTTTGTAGCAGCTACTACTATATTAGATATCATGCAACCAAGAGAATATGAATATTTGGAAGATACTAATGAAAACGGAGAAATTGATTCTGATGACGCCCGGACTGTTGTTCCCGGTTCAGTAACAAGTACTGACCCCAGGCTGGCTTATTATTTTGATTCAAATGTTGATGCCGACCCTTCCGTTTCTGAAATAGTATATTTTGGTGGTGAAATAGGACAAACGGCTAGCTATAATTCTCATTCACACGTTTCTGAAAGAGTTGAATCTGCAACAAACCCAGGAGTAATTTTTGATTATGCAGAAGTTGAATTCTTATTAGCCGAAGCCTCAGCAAGATCATTTAATGTAGGCGGAACTCCTAAAGAACATTATGATGCAGGAATTATGGCATCTTGTGAATACTGGGAAGTCCCAGAGGGAGAAGCTGCTGATTATTTAACCCAACCCCATGTTGATTATGATACAGCTATTGCATCAAGCTCTGCAGCTACCCCATGGAAAGAAGTAATAGGGACTCAAAAATATATAGCTTTATACAATAGAGGTTTTGAAGCCTGGACTTCTATAAGGCTTCTTGACTACCCCCTGTTGGCCACACCGGCTGATGCAGTGAGTGGTTTTCCCACAAGATACACCTACCCTATTGTGGAGCAAACTTTAAATTCATCTAATTGGGAAGCAGCATCCGATGCTATTGGTGGTGATTTAGCTGAAACTAAATTATTCTTTGATATTTTCTAG